A single region of the Pseudomonas solani genome encodes:
- the rpmJ gene encoding 50S ribosomal protein L36 → MKVRASVKKLCRNCKIVRREGVVRVICSAEPRHKQRQG, encoded by the coding sequence ATGAAAGTTCGTGCATCGGTGAAAAAGCTGTGCCGTAACTGCAAGATCGTTCGCCGCGAAGGTGTTGTTCGCGTGATCTGCAGCGCGGAACCGCGTCACAAACAGCGCCAAGGCTGA